From the genome of Argonema galeatum A003/A1, one region includes:
- a CDS encoding DUF4347 domain-containing protein, producing the protein MVNNINSSSQQKALVFIDSTVPDYQGLAAAVEPGTEVIILDGTRDAIGQITEVLASRNGTNAVHIVSHGSPGSLHFGKTQLNSDNLHTYAPQLQQWQNALTDDAEILLYGCNVAADLTPNPLSATERGLNTHPSTQGDGVSSFLPPSPWRGGDGGGVSFLQRLKELTGADIAASHNLTGNAALGGDWNLQVTTGKIKASLAFVASAIASYQGILATFNVNYGDATGLINAITNANDEITNPGADTINLLGGTYTLTSGAYNYTSGIDWGNSGLPVITSDIIINGNSATIARDNSASTTFRLFTIGGSSGNLTLNDITLENGNVTGSSGGSAPDAGAISNISGTVNINNSTLRNNAAGDDGGAIANFGTMNIQNSTISNNTAQGDGGSVDGGGAIENDGATATLNLTNTTISGNVHNGSGIGNSQGGAIRNRNSATLSIVNSTIFNNTAKSGIGGGIFVESGAVTIKNSIVIGNTATSNSDVSGTFTSNNTNIIGDTTGSSGFGSDISGVAAGSVINTTLAINGGPTKTHALVTGSKAIDAANAADAPTTDQRGMPRPSDGDINGTAIADIGAYEVDVNKAPVLTAGTSTLPTINEDESLASNTGMLVSDLIAGLATDDNSDPLGIAVTGVDNTNGAWQFSTDGTTWTPFGAVSDSSATVLGWTSLYSGFVTGTPNSQGWFQFGTSPPVGTQTASGNLTNLVTQVSSAAGYSNYQALSATLVNPAFPILDRTKGFTVRFDGKLNSEYHSSDDNSDGLIDRSGLSLIAVSSDNTKAIELSFWPDEIWIKNDGPNVTPVPNPTRTLFTHSTTERALQSTSPLTRYELSVLNNNYTLKSNGTQILSGALRDYRAFDSAGAGLPYDPYEQPNFLFLGDNTSSASGNFDFKRIALQTDTRVRFVPNTDYNGTVNPGITFRAWDTTNGLKNGQTGVNASVNGGQTAFSNTTTTANITVNPINDAPQFTKGSDVAVNEDAGGQAIAWATNILPGPATATDETSQILTFTPTITGTTGGLTFTSAPAIDATTGKLTFTSASNSSGTATVQVVLTDNGSNIAPNVNTSAAQTFTITVNPINDAPQFTKGSDVAVNEDAGGQAIAWATNILPGPATAIDETSQILTFTPTITGTTGGLTFTSAPAIDATTGKLTFTSASNSSGTATVQVVLTDNGSNIAPNVNTSAAQTFTITVNPVNDAPDLTVPSSQTVNQDTNLAIGGISIADVDAGTAAVKVTVSATSGVLTLSSTTGLTFTTGDGTTDPTITFSGKLADINTALSNLTYKGNTNFNGTDSINISVDDQGNTGSGGSKTDNDAIGINVTGIPAPASSVLLNEVVTDPQQDWSTNNFNGTPGAGTISQGVDEWVELYIAKDGLNLTNWKIELLDGTDVIGDLSNNVATRAFQVQNYISASGGSFTNTKAGDYFVLGNVASSGQMSNNISILLKDHTGAVIDKVKLGGGGAPNGAATAIGDQAVARVPNATDTNNDANDFRKQATTLGASNNIPEIQVLETATDIPDNTGSVNFGTTPLGTGITKTFTVKNTGFNDLTLNAISLTGTGFSLASPFGSTTIAAGYSTTFQVQLDANNASTFNGNISFGNNDADENPFNFDISGVVQAPEVSITPGTNPNEEGTTNGIFNVKLSSPAPTGGLTVNFAPSGTASNPADYSFAAGTNVDTIAIGSIVIAAGKDTATINVVPVDDNLIDPGETVDLTLTNGTNYTVSATNKNASLTIIDNDSSIQFSQANYQVSEDGTVVGVAITLNRTGVTTSTSSVNLQLTNGTATGGTDFTATTQNIIFAANETSKTVVVPITEDSLVEGNENLTLTLANPSANTAIGTQKTATL; encoded by the coding sequence ATGGTAAACAACATCAACTCCAGCAGCCAGCAAAAAGCCCTAGTTTTCATCGACTCAACAGTGCCCGACTACCAGGGTCTTGCTGCTGCGGTTGAACCGGGAACCGAAGTAATTATCCTCGATGGGACGCGGGATGCGATCGGGCAAATTACGGAAGTGCTGGCTTCTCGTAATGGCACAAACGCGGTTCACATCGTCTCGCACGGTAGTCCCGGCAGCTTGCATTTCGGCAAAACGCAACTGAATTCGGACAATCTCCACACATACGCGCCTCAGTTGCAACAGTGGCAGAATGCTTTAACGGATGATGCCGAGATCCTCCTCTACGGTTGTAACGTGGCGGCAGACCTCACCCCCAACCCCCTCTCCGCAACGGAGAGGGGGCTAAATACACACCCCTCCACGCAAGGGGATGGAGTTTCTTCCTTCCTGCCCCCCTCCCCGTGGCGGGGAGGGGATGGGGGTGGGGTTTCCTTCCTGCAACGACTGAAGGAGTTGACAGGTGCAGATATTGCGGCTTCCCATAACTTAACGGGTAACGCAGCACTGGGCGGCGACTGGAATTTGCAAGTTACCACCGGAAAGATTAAAGCATCCTTGGCGTTTGTGGCGAGTGCGATCGCATCTTATCAGGGAATTTTAGCCACCTTCAATGTTAATTATGGTGATGCTACAGGGCTTATTAATGCGATTACCAATGCCAACGATGAAATTACTAATCCTGGCGCGGACACCATTAACTTATTGGGCGGCACTTACACCCTGACATCAGGCGCATACAACTACACTAGCGGGATCGACTGGGGAAATAGCGGCCTCCCGGTAATTACTTCGGATATTATCATCAACGGTAACAGCGCAACGATCGCACGAGACAACAGCGCCTCAACAACCTTCCGTTTGTTTACTATTGGCGGATCTTCAGGCAACCTAACTCTAAACGACATAACCCTTGAAAATGGAAACGTCACTGGTTCTTCGGGTGGTTCCGCACCCGATGCTGGTGCCATATCCAACATTAGCGGTACAGTCAATATCAACAACAGCACCCTACGCAACAACGCTGCTGGTGATGATGGCGGTGCGATTGCCAATTTTGGCACCATGAATATCCAAAACAGCACTATCAGTAATAACACTGCCCAAGGTGATGGCGGGAGTGTTGACGGGGGTGGTGCGATCGAAAACGATGGTGCAACTGCTACGCTAAACCTGACCAATACCACCATTAGCGGCAACGTTCATAACGGCAGCGGTATTGGTAACAGTCAAGGCGGTGCTATCCGAAACCGTAATTCGGCTACGTTAAGTATTGTCAACAGCACTATTTTTAATAACACAGCCAAATCCGGTATTGGCGGCGGAATTTTTGTGGAAAGCGGTGCCGTTACGATCAAAAATTCGATCGTCATTGGCAACACCGCCACCAGCAACTCCGATGTTTCGGGAACCTTTACCAGCAATAATACCAACATAATTGGGGACACAACTGGCAGCAGCGGTTTTGGCAGCGATATTTCAGGTGTTGCTGCCGGAAGCGTAATTAATACCACTCTAGCTATTAACGGTGGCCCGACTAAAACTCACGCTTTAGTTACTGGCAGTAAGGCCATCGATGCAGCTAACGCCGCCGATGCACCCACCACCGACCAAAGAGGAATGCCTCGGCCCAGCGACGGGGATATAAACGGCACCGCAATTGCTGACATCGGTGCTTATGAAGTCGATGTCAATAAAGCGCCAGTTTTAACTGCGGGAACGTCAACTCTACCAACTATTAACGAAGACGAATCTCTTGCCAGCAATACGGGAATGCTGGTTTCCGACCTAATTGCTGGTTTAGCCACCGACGATAACAGCGACCCGTTGGGAATTGCCGTCACGGGAGTGGATAACACTAACGGCGCTTGGCAATTCTCCACAGATGGCACAACTTGGACACCCTTCGGCGCGGTTTCCGATAGCAGCGCCACAGTCTTGGGTTGGACATCACTCTACAGCGGCTTTGTCACTGGTACACCCAATAGCCAAGGCTGGTTCCAATTTGGCACTTCTCCTCCTGTTGGCACTCAAACTGCTAGTGGTAACTTGACCAACTTAGTAACTCAGGTTTCATCAGCGGCTGGCTACAGCAATTACCAAGCATTATCTGCAACTTTAGTCAATCCAGCTTTTCCGATTCTCGATCGCACTAAAGGCTTTACCGTTCGTTTCGATGGCAAACTCAACAGCGAATATCACTCCAGCGATGATAACAGTGACGGACTGATAGACCGTTCTGGTTTGAGCTTGATCGCAGTTAGCAGCGACAACACTAAAGCGATCGAACTTAGCTTTTGGCCGGACGAAATATGGATCAAGAATGATGGCCCGAATGTAACGCCCGTTCCCAACCCCACTAGAACTCTTTTCACTCACAGCACCACAGAACGTGCCTTGCAGTCAACCTCCCCTTTGACTCGCTACGAACTGTCAGTTTTAAACAATAATTACACCCTCAAATCCAATGGCACGCAAATTCTCAGCGGTGCATTGCGCGACTATCGGGCCTTCGACTCCGCTGGTGCAGGTTTACCCTACGATCCCTACGAACAGCCAAACTTCTTATTCTTGGGCGATAACACCAGTTCTGCATCGGGTAACTTCGACTTCAAACGCATCGCACTTCAGACAGATACGAGAGTTCGCTTCGTTCCCAACACCGACTACAACGGCACTGTCAATCCCGGCATCACTTTCCGCGCTTGGGATACCACCAACGGTCTCAAAAACGGCCAAACAGGGGTGAACGCCTCCGTCAACGGCGGACAAACCGCTTTCAGCAACACCACTACGACTGCCAACATTACTGTCAACCCCATCAACGATGCGCCGCAGTTCACCAAAGGCAGCGATGTGGCGGTAAATGAGGACGCAGGCGGACAAGCGATCGCATGGGCAACCAATATTCTCCCCGGCCCAGCTACCGCGACCGACGAAACCAGCCAAATTTTAACCTTTACTCCCACCATCACCGGGACAACTGGCGGTTTGACCTTTACATCCGCACCTGCTATTGACGCGACTACTGGCAAACTCACCTTTACATCCGCATCGAACAGCAGCGGTACAGCTACCGTCCAGGTGGTACTCACCGACAACGGCAGCAACATCGCACCGAACGTCAACACCAGCGCCGCGCAAACCTTCACTATCACCGTCAACCCCATCAACGACGCGCCGCAGTTCACCAAAGGCAGCGATGTGGCGGTAAATGAGGACGCAGGCGGACAAGCGATCGCATGGGCAACCAATATTCTCCCCGGCCCAGCTACCGCGATCGACGAAACCAGCCAAATTTTAACCTTTACTCCCACCATCACCGGGACAACTGGCGGTTTGACCTTTACATCCGCACCAGCTATTGACGCGACTACTGGCAAACTCACCTTTACATCCGCATCGAACAGCAGCGGTACAGCTACCGTCCAGGTGGTACTCACCGACAACGGCAGCAACATCGCACCGAACGTCAACACCAGCGCCGCGCAAACCTTCACTATCACCGTCAACCCCGTCAACGACGCGCCAGATCTAACTGTTCCCAGCAGTCAAACCGTCAATCAAGACACGAATTTAGCCATTGGGGGTATTAGCATTGCCGATGTGGATGCGGGTACTGCTGCTGTAAAAGTTACTGTATCTGCGACTAGCGGAGTTCTGACTTTAAGTTCGACAACCGGACTCACCTTTACCACAGGCGACGGCACAACCGACCCTACCATAACGTTTAGCGGCAAGCTTGCCGATATCAATACGGCTTTAAGTAATCTCACTTATAAAGGTAATACCAATTTTAACGGTACTGACAGTATTAATATCTCCGTAGATGACCAAGGGAATACTGGGAGTGGTGGAAGTAAGACGGATAATGATGCGATCGGCATTAACGTCACCGGAATACCCGCACCCGCAAGTTCCGTCCTGCTTAACGAAGTCGTCACCGACCCGCAACAAGACTGGAGTACCAACAACTTCAACGGTACACCCGGCGCAGGCACAATCAGCCAGGGAGTAGACGAATGGGTAGAACTCTACATCGCCAAAGATGGACTAAACCTAACTAATTGGAAAATCGAACTTCTTGACGGCACCGACGTAATCGGCGACCTCAGTAACAACGTTGCTACTAGAGCGTTTCAGGTACAAAATTATATCAGTGCTAGCGGTGGTAGCTTTACCAACACCAAAGCAGGCGACTATTTTGTGTTGGGTAATGTAGCCAGTTCCGGTCAGATGAGTAACAACATCAGCATTTTGCTGAAAGACCACACTGGTGCTGTAATTGACAAAGTGAAACTTGGTGGTGGCGGCGCACCTAACGGTGCTGCAACCGCTATAGGCGATCAAGCAGTAGCGCGTGTTCCCAACGCTACAGACACGAACAACGACGCCAACGATTTCCGCAAACAAGCGACCACTCTTGGCGCTAGCAACAACATCCCAGAAATCCAAGTATTAGAAACTGCTACCGACATTCCCGACAACACAGGTAGCGTCAATTTCGGCACCACTCCTCTGGGTACTGGTATTACCAAAACCTTTACCGTCAAAAACACAGGTTTTAACGACTTAACCTTAAATGCAATTTCCCTCACAGGTACTGGTTTCAGCTTAGCGAGTCCCTTCGGCAGCACTACAATTGCCGCCGGTTATTCTACCACCTTTCAAGTTCAACTCGACGCCAACAACGCAAGCACTTTCAACGGAAATATATCTTTTGGGAATAACGACGCCGACGAAAATCCCTTCAATTTCGATATCAGCGGCGTAGTACAAGCGCCAGAAGTTTCCATTACTCCCGGCACAAATCCCAACGAAGAGGGTACAACCAACGGCATATTTAATGTCAAGCTGAGTAGTCCCGCGCCAACTGGCGGTTTAACCGTCAACTTTGCCCCCTCCGGTACAGCCAGCAATCCCGCCGACTATAGTTTTGCTGCCGGTACGAATGTTGATACGATTGCGATCGGCAGTATTGTTATTGCTGCTGGAAAAGATACCGCTACTATTAATGTTGTTCCCGTTGATGATAATCTAATCGATCCTGGTGAAACAGTAGATCTCACCCTCACCAACGGCACAAACTACACCGTCAGCGCCACAAATAAGAACGCCAGTCTGACAATCATCGACAACGACAGCAGCATCCAATTCTCCCAAGCAAACTATCAAGTATCGGAAGATGGCACAGTAGTTGGTGTCGCCATCACTTTAAATCGAACCGGCGTCACCACAAGCACATCTAGTGTAAACCTACAACTAACAAACGGCACAGCAACAGGCGGCACAGATTTCACCGCCACCACTCAAAATATTATCTTTGCCGCCAACGAAACAAGTAAAACAGTTGTGGTTCCCATCACCGAAGACAGTTTAGTAGAAGGTAACGAAAATCTCACCCTCACCTTAGCTAATCCCAGTGCAAATACAGCAATAGGAACGCAAAAGACTGCCACATTAGA